A window of Nicotiana sylvestris chromosome 8, ASM39365v2, whole genome shotgun sequence genomic DNA:
ttttcgaactgctccttccaattggttgcttcaagttgggctcccctagctatttcctcagcctcgtggacagacttttcagactcacgagcttTTCTTTCCAGTAAGTAAATTCTTCTCATTAATTCTGTGCTAATAAGGTTAGCCTATAGAGGTAAGTCATGGAAATGAGAAATTgaagataatttaaaaaaaaaaaagagaaaatgagccaaacatcggctctgccggtcttcctcaggaggctatgattggcaggaacctccaaagtaacacttctcattgtcatatttccgctgctagaacctgtctctgtatgatgaaTAGAGGGAAGAGGAGCAGCGGAAGGAATGGAGggaaaagatgtagaaaccaacatCGGAGCAGAAgcaggtgcggttgaagcagccaaggGAACAGATATAGAAGCGGTAGAAATTGGCAAACAAACGGAAGTTGTTAAAGCTGGTAAAGAAACACTTACGGCTtgcagaggaatggaggaaataggaacaaatgaggaaagaggagcttcatcaaaaacaggtccgagctcgccactcccgaaaccactgtcaaaaaggtgctgaattgactcattattatctcttggttcggcatcctcatcagattgaatcaaaacaggctcggtggcggaggtacgagcaggagtgttttcaatttcattatcaatgattattcgtctcctggcccttggcctggtaattagggaggtaccctcctcttcttcttcagaactttcctttgtagcttttcttttaggcagcaaggctcgagccttatctaaatccagagcagcattcgcagacatgcgaatggccatagctacttcagctgtcattcctctaatgccaaatcctgattaaagaatggatatacatgattaaagttgaggaaaaagtgcttaacatgtaaaacaaaaaattttaaaaaaaaggggggataccatgtgttttgactttccagccatgtaaagaagaaattgatttccaagttctctgctccctagtagcaatcttcaaaagtgagtctacccaaccacgaaagttgggaataggttccacatctcccatggttgctacaaaaaaccaagaagggacgaggttaaaaacaacattcttttgaaattctcaaaagtaggtacggtaaataagAGGAAActtacgttcaaaattccacttctcaggaaagggaatatttgtttcgccaatcaaatccactgtacggacagcaacgtaacggatataccatccacgatctttatCATCCTCAGggtttaccaaaacttttttgctccttgcagttaaggtgaaaaccccatggcgtattaagttgggatggtatagatgaatgagatgagaaaaggtgaaattgacattggccttggatgataaatatctcaaacaagccactgttctccacaccaatggaccaatttgggccaaacaaattgtaaagaaacgacaaaaatcgagaataactgggtcaatcggaggattaaaacctaaagtgaaggggtaagtgtaaacagaagaatacccatttctaaaagaggaaattctttgatttggggaaggaattgacattcggagactatccttccagttacaatctcttcttatggtggggattgtaagctcggttactaatgttgggtaagtatcggctctttctaaatttttaatttgtttttgaagagacgttttgtcactttcaaaagacaaatcgccgggaactatatcatcaactgagggttcttgagaagtatcaagaatttccctacttttagaagaaggggcttttgggacaaaactccttgaagaagaaccagaggaaccgcctcgcgtagattctaaccctgttcgaagcctacttcctccgcctcttctgtgtctaacaggggcgttggggaactgatctagaattggaacatttttacggttagggtttgaagaagacaatgttaagaaggaagtatgtgctgaagatttgtgaagaagacaaaggaagacaaagttatgtgtaaaatgggaaccgtcaactttttaagtataatgatgaaaagcctataataaaggcagctatcacttcgtaaatagtgagaatgaagaagtctcgaagaagggtatgaatagcggaatcaattataaaatgacacatggacagaacattaaatggaaaagactgctgagacgttagtactgtcatgagcattaattgtggcaaaagttctttttacatgaagatccacttcccaattatttaattgataaaaaaaatggaaagtggggggactatctgtattggaaaaaaactgaatttatattaaaaatgatgtggcatgacacgtggattagttgaatggtcaaagaacagcaattgactaagaggcacggtgaaaacagccacgggaagaagaatttaaataggcacgagacgatgtatagatacgagtctcgtaccaatttaaattatttacagccaacggattagaaggcattgaaagcaaggatcagatgacagaaaggagtccaaattcattattaaacgtttgatacgttataaagttggtatttaataggaatgattgtataacggcttatttaatgtcatttattgctcatgattatatcattaaagctgaggctttattcctttacctagaatgatctataaaaggaagaagtatcatcatttgtaaggacacggaatactattgagaattcattgaaatacttatctatttaccttctaccattgttctcaaaagtattttattttttgtctcctgattatcagtaacccgaatttctcttttagctttgaccaaggactcagatttttggtgaaACAGTATAGAAGGAGATTCAGAAATATGCTAGGATGTCATAGTGGGCCTGAATTTATGACCTAAAATAACTTTTGAACATCATTTTTCATTATGTACTATTTTTTCTTCGTGTCAAGAAAACTCAACAACTTATGCATATAATCTAAATAATCTAtgtctatctatactatattaaaaacacgaaggcccttagcgaaatgtcgttcgccttttttaccctttaaaaatatattttacatcggataaaattgtaaaattaaaaaaCTTTCCAAATATTTAGGAGTTCTAAGTTAGACTAAGTTTTTTCTAAATAATTTACTATTTGATATCTTCTCCTAATAAGGATACAAAATATTAAGACAATAaaagaatccaaaaaggtaggaGGAAATGTTTTTCGTTAGTTCCCAACAAGGAAACTTCACGATTTTGTGTAAAATTTCTGTTCTTTGTCCTTGTTTAATCATAAAGACCAATTTTGCCTCTTTATttccctttcatataatttatttattctttttaaattttcattattttttttagaagTTTGGTTGTTAAATTCGtttatttctcaaattttctacGACATTAGGTTTTAGGGAAGAGtaattatttttggaaaaaagtaataactaatttgtgataaaatattaattagcgtAATCTAATTTACGAAAATACCTAAAGTACCTCAATAAAAATTCGTGTTAAAAAAGAAACtaatattattattaagaaattttattgcataatttaactttaaaaataggACTTAGTTACGAAATTCTTCTTGTAGCTGATCACTTTTTTTTTATTGATCTATCactaacaataattttttattatttaactacATAATTTTTTCGTCGCTAATTTATTTCTTTATGTAGTTGACTTGTCTAGAATACATGGTATCTAGACGATTATTTTGATACGAAACTAATATAAAAGAACACTAAACTTTCAAAATCATCTTGGTTACGTTGTTTCATGCTTAGCctctacttttatttttttactaaATAGGCTCAATATTTGTCATTTTCAAGAgcttatattaaaaatatatatatttttaagggattatatttttataattttatatgcaTCGTACAAGGTACACGTGCATCGCGcgaatctatactatattaaaagcacaaaggcccttagcgaaatatcgttcgccttttttaccctttaaaaataggtTTCACGTTAgataaaattgtaatttaatTAACTTTCCTAATATCTAGcactttaaaatcaactaaaattttgactattaaatattttcttattgaACTAGGTAAAAAGTCCTCATATTTAGGATCTAACATTTAAGAATTTAAAACCAAATAAGATTTTACTTAAGtaaattctttccttatttacttCATAATTAATTTATTTACTTCATAATTAATTTGTCTTCGTTAGATTTCTTACGTCTATATTTGTTCTATATAAAGTTTAGGTTTGATTTATATAAAGGTTGATTCCCATTTAAATTCTACCATTAAATCTATCTTTTccttatataatttttttaatttaaatttttgatATCTTACGTCTTATTTTTACTTTGGGCGAAATTATTCTTgcatataatatatttttcatcaaCTCCTTTTAAAAGTATAACGttaaatatgaaattattttcaTAATATATTTAAATTCTAGAAAAAAGGTCTATAGTTTCTATTCTATTTACTATTtagttaaaaataaaataaagaatatagtATTATTCTATTGTAttcttttatttatgttattcctTATACAGATATAAATATATACAATAAGTTTTATTATCTTCTACTTCCATAAATcgattttgtatatttttatacttATTTTGTTTAATGTGTAAGAAGCTATAAGCGATTATTAGAATAcatagaattttttttatatattatgcTAGCTGGCATAAAGGACCAATGCATAGCTATGGATGAAAGGGTAGCCACATTTCGCCTTACCAACCCCATGGAAACTCCGAATAAATGCCTAGATTGTTTGTACAGACAGACTTTTTGGGTGTTAAAAATCCAAAGTCGAAAGGAAaacaactcaaaatcaaacaatAAAGAGGTATAAGATTATCATTTTCAGTATTAGGTAAACTATggtatattattttaataaaattataaaattgggAGAAATATTAAGTTGAATATAGTAATTGAGATGCATGATTGAGAATCTCTATGAGGTAGAATTTTTTTTCTTGAGTAATTGGCTAAATTAGATCAACTATTATTATTCTCaagaattatttttttgtaaaattttatttttgtaactcaATAACAAGCATATAATTCATTGAGACAAgttacacgcgcaaagcgcgtactcAAAGActagtattatattaaaagcacgaaggcccttagcgaatgtcgttcgccttttttacctaTTAAAAATAGATTCCATAGTGGATAAATTAGTAATTTAATTATTagtttaaaatcaattaaattattaattattaatttttttccttatttaaactatGTAGAAAATCTAAATATTTTAGGAATTCAAAATCAACTATGATTTTCTTTACAtaaatcctttccttatttgaattatgtaatataatttttattcattCCATATTATTTGACTTGATAGTATAAAAAGACTTGCTAATTTATAGTACTTTGCCAATGATATGTGATTGCTCCTTAGTAGGTGAGTTCTTTATACTTTTTCCGATCGTTCTATAGAATATTGATGTTATCTTTGGagttttttcttgttttagtttgtttttgcttttgttttaaaTGCTTTTATATGGGTATTGTAGAAATTAGGAGAGTGTAATTGGAAATTTTTCTgctttcttccttgattttcattGTACAAGAacgtgtatatatacatatattccTTGCTGAAAAAGAAAGAATGACCAATGAAATACTATACACTTGTAAGAATTTTACTAGACTAATCATCACAAAAATAACTAACTATTATTCCTATACATGTGAATATTTCTATCTGTGTGAGAAGCTTCCAAAATTGTGAAGCTCTTCATTATTCTTAAATGAACAGCTAGGATTAATCCATCATGAATGTCTTTGTTGCTTGAGATGGTGACACGTGTCTCATTCTTTGACTTCACAATTTTGAGATCAGATTGAAGACCATTTGTTTTCTCTGTCAAATACTCTGAacgtttcttttcttcttcatctgctttcctcttcttctcttcttctttatgAGACAAAATATATTTGGAACTAGAATCAGGAGAACGATTCTCAGCATCCCTCCTCAAGTTGGAGGGGAATGAAGAGAGACCCAACTTGCCAAGGATTGACCGATGTGAATGCCCAGAAAGGGGTTTGGTAAACAAATCAGCAAGTTATGATTTTGAAGGTAAAAATGAAAGTGAGATGAGTCCAGAGAGGAATTGTTGTCGCACAAAGTGACAGTCAAGCTCCACATGTTTCGTCCGTTAGGAAAACGGGGTTTCGTGCAATATGTATGACTGCCTATCGGAGAAAATAGGAACCGGAATTGGTGGTGGTACGGATAGATCTGTAAGGAGGCGAGTTAGCCAAGTAAGCTCAGCCACTAAACACCGCATGGAACTATACTCAGCCTCGGCGGAGGAAAGGGAAATAGAAGCTTGCTTTTTGGATTTCCAAGAGATCGGTGAGCCCTCTAAGATGATGAAGAACCAACTTATAGACCGGCGAGTATCGCTGCAAGAGGCCCAGACGGAGTCGCAAAAGGCCAAAAGAGAAAGAGATGGTCTTTAATTCAGAAATAACCCTTGTCCTGGATTAGTACGAAGGTAACGAAGAACCCGAAGAGCTGCTGCAAAATGATCAAGACAAGGCTTCTGCATGTATTGACTTAGAGTCAAAACAGCAAAAGAAAGGTCGGGTCGTGTATGGGTCAAGTAATTTAATTTCCCGATAAGACACCGATAAACTGAAGGATCAGCTAGGAGAGGATTGGAGTCAGCTGGGAGTGTCAAAGAAGGATCAATAGGGGAAGACACCATGAAAAGATGGGAGCAATCAAACTCAGATAGTAAGTCCTCTGTAAATTTTTGTTGAGTACTAATAAAACCAACTTGTTCTCGTAAGATTTCCATGCCCAGAAAGTAATGTATCAATCCAAGATCCTTAATTTTGAATTCTGAATGAAGAAATGCTTTGAGGTCTGTCAATTCAGTAGGATGATTGCCAGTAATTAAGATATCATCAACGTAAACTGCAACAATAGAAATGAAATCTCCTGTCTTTTTAAAAAATAGAGAATAATCATTAAGAGAAGAAGAGAATCCTTTGAAACTGAGAGCACCTGCAAGCCTGGCATACCACTGCCTTGAGGCTTGTTTGAGCCCATAAAGTGATTTTTGTAACTTGCAAACATGGTGGGGAGTAGGAGGGGTCAGACATACAGGTAATTTCATGTATACTTCCTCTTGTAGGTCGCCATATAGAAATGCATTGTTCACATCAAATTGTGAAACATCCCACCTTTTTTGACTGCAATAGACAATAGGCATCTGATGGTGGTCATTTTAACCACTAGAGAGAAAGTTACAGTGTAGTCCATGCCCTCTCTTTGAATGTCTCCTCTGATAACTAGTCGAGACTTTAGCCTTTCAATACTACCATCAGCATATTGTTTGACCTTGTAAACCCATTTACAGGTCAAAGCTTTCTTCCCAGGTGGAAGAGGCACAACCTCTCATGTATGATTAGCTTTTATGGCAGCTAGTTCTTTGACCATAGCTTACTTCCAACCTAAATGAGAACAAGCTTGGGAGAAACTGGTAGGTTCAGTAATAggagatgtcacacctcctttttcctacaccccggaagggtataaggagtttttccagcttaaagtgacaatcgaaacgggattattttatttaaaatcagattcgccacttgggagatttatggtgtcccaagtcaccggttttgaatcccgaatcgaggaaaaattgactctgtttttgcagtccacgaacacagaaatccgggtaaggaattctgttaaccggggagaaggtgttaggcatttccgagtttcgtgattctagcacggttgctcaactgttataattggtctattattcgattttaatacatgttttagcctatggttcaattttaactttataaccgcttttatttaattaattaaaggaagattataacgtcatttaaaatatgtttcaaaccacgtcacataaatgcatccgcagtccgcaacacattttatctaacgttgagatttggatttgggtcacataaatgcgcacccgagtttagggaggtaaattattaaaataacgcgcctaaagcaactacgcgttttaactttgcgagagctacggaaaattcaactaaatggcacacctcgattttatTAAAGGAGAAGACATTCAACAAAGTGAACTACGGATATTCATTGTTTAAAACTAATTCAAAATTTAgggtcacaactacgtcacgggaaccgtacccttAGTCGTGACGTTAGAAATACTTCCAAACCAGCATATAACTTCATTGTAACTAACATCCTAGAAAGagataaccaatccttaaggCTGCTCGGATAATCCATGACAAACTTTAGCATAAAGCGACTTTGCCTGGTATAAAATCAaactaactaattaaactcgAACCATATTTATTACCATTGATTCCATGAACTGTGATTTAGATGACTATTTACGGACAAAATTACGAGCTGATAAACCCTTTTAAACATATTCTAGATCAATAATGAGATAAACAAAATAATCATATTGCATTCATGATCATCGAAAGCTATTAGCAAGAATATGCAAATAAATTTAAATAGATAATAAGAGAGGAAATGAACCTCAATACTGAAAATTGATTATTTCACAGTTTGAAAATGCTAAGCCACGGAACGAACAGGACCGCAAACAAGATCTGAACCGGAAAATCTCGCTGGAAACCTCATCGAATCTCTGACCGGACTGTCTCGCTCTGCTGTACCACAATTCTCGGGCAGCTAAGGTCAGAATTGCTACAAGGACAATGTTACTGCCAACTGAACGGGAAATGGAAAATCTGTATTTCCGGCTAAACTCAAAAGATGATGGATATTTCCTAATCTTTCAGATCTAATAACGTGtaaaagaaagagcaaacaaTAGCAAAAAGCTAAAACATGGAGGTTGTCAGAGACTGAATGCATCCGGGTAGATTTTCGGGTCTAGACTTCATTTGTAAACAAACCAAAACTCAGAAACATCTACAACGAGCGTCACTGGCGACAGCTTCAACCACAGGAGTGCCGGAATGACACCAAAAAACACACAGAGGGGTCGCCAGGACGTTAGATTTCCGACCAGACTTAGCTACACCCAAACTGGCCACATTTGCGAgcgaaaaataaaagagaatgaggCCAGTAGCAGCATCGGATAGAGACAGATGAGTCGTGAGTGATGGCTTCAGGCTAGTTTTCACACTATTTCATGTGTAAAAATATGTTATCAATGGAGCATGGGGAAGTTGAAGGTTAACAATAGTGGGAGACAGCCTTTCCCGGTGAGTTCGCCGTTGATCTGGTGAGGGTCGCTACTCTCATTGATGTGACGCTACTGTTGGAGGAAAGGTGTGTGTTGTGTATGGTCGGGTAGTGAGGGGAGGTGGGTGAAGGTCAGGCTGTTTTCAAATTTTTGGCGATGGGAGGGGTCCGCTACTGCTCGTCGTTCTCAGAGATCGAGAGAGATTGGAGGATCCGTTCTCGTTGGTTTTGTGTATGAGGCGACAACTGGAGGGTCTCTGGTCATTCGGGATCGATGGCTGATGGGTCTTATGTGTTTAGAACCTGAAAAGGAAGCAGAACGGGAGGGGTCATTTTTGAGCTAGGGTAGTTTTGAGAAGACGACGCGCGGGGGAGGGGGGTCCTTTTTTGGTCTGCGGTGCTCAGCTTTTGCAGAGTATCTGCGTTCTTTCTTCCCTCCTTttgatttttttaagcattaatttATAGGTAGAGTTTAGGTTTAGGTGTATCTTTGTGTATTTTtcccattagtccctaggtcttttgtgttaagtccttagggtcttctttagttgttttttttgttccaaagaagagtctagaatgGTCcctccctaggcttaatggactaatccgaattgggccaagaattgggttctaaaactcttaaaattatgatccaacaccttaattgattcattttaaagtaagataaaaatactaccccATGCGAAAGCTAACAcataactattatatatttttttgtaattttcatttttcttgtattaataaaataaagtaaaagagtaaaaatgagttgaaatagctatattagtcctaaattaaatattttatgctaaaatataaaaatcttggggagggtcaaaaatcacatgtctacagctgcccctattTGATTGGAAATGcgcagagttttcagacaaagactgactagacaggtttttgacccaacCCTTATTCgaagagactaaaactaagagagaggggaatgtgaccgagccctggtatttgagcttcctacatatctttggctataaaggaatcaggccacgtgtgtCACACCagctttttacctacacccccgtgaagggacgtaaagggagtttttccaattaaaggacaatcgaaacgggatttattatttaatttagagtcgccacttgggatatttatggtgtcccaagtcaccggttgaatcccgaattggggaaaagattaactctgtaccgcgaaccagaaatccgggtaaggaattctgttaacccgagagaaggtgttaggcattcccgagttccgtggttctagcacggccgctcaactgtcatattcggcttatctatctgattttaattcatattgaacctatgtgcaaatttaaactttttaccgcttttattattgttattttttttttcaacgagaattgcaacgtcgtgaaaacgcatctcgaactatgtcacatcaatgcacccgtggttgttgacacatctcgactccgttgagatttggatttgggtcacataagtgtgcacccgagtttaagaaagtaaattattaaaggcccgcctaaagcgactagcgtatcattattttgggtaaggccatgaaattttgctatacggcccatcccgaagtctaagtaattttaccaacacgtataaagggccccacagcttgtgtatttttgtttgtcgaggctcgtctcactcattatttttaaaagaatttacaacgtcgtggaaatgcatctcgaaccacgtcacaatcaatgtacccgtgattagagacatatttcgactttgttgagatttggatttgggtcacataaatgtgcacccgggtttaagaaggtaatgttattaaagtacacacctaaagagactaacgcgtggttattttggggaagaccgtgaaattcgctaaacggctcgcctcggaatctaagtatttcaaATATACATTTGATGAGGGCCCCGCGACTTATGTGTTCTATTTAGCGAGGTTCGTCTCATTTCATTTATAGGTCCATCCTAAAGTGAACTAAGAATTTCtaattaatttgtctctaaaaataaggaaaaatcctaATCGATTTTGTCAAGGGCCTAAAACAATAATTGTAAACCAAATATGTCTCAGGGCTCAAGGATAAGCCCGAAAAATGTGAATTGGCACAACCAAAAGACGTCCCAACGTAGTCTTTGACCTAGGCCCATGTGAGTATACAAATAAGGTAAAACTCGGGCCATTCGTTAAAGCGCTGAGGCTCAGATGGCCTGGAATTAAGCTGACCACTAGACCGACGCAGCTTCAGTTGAATCAAATCAAGTACCCACCGAAATTACTGCGTCCTTTTACTCAAATGAACATAACATGGTTTGAAGACTAGATTATTTTAACTACTGGTCCGTTTTTACTAAAGGTGAAAGAGCAAATTAAGAGGTAGCTTTGAGTTCAACAACAAGATTGCATATCAAGCCTTCAAGGATTAGACTATTGGTCATACACTTCTACCAACGCTAGTTAATACCTATATATTAAGAACTAATCTGCATGATATGAGTTACTGCAATACAATACATGCTCAACTGGACATCAAACTCGATTTCAAATCCAACTGTTTCCGACTTTTCTTTTTAAACATAAATGAACACTAAACTACACATACACCCATTGTACTGAATTGCAATTAGATAGTCACAAATTTGAATTGGTTCGAAGCAGTTCAAAGGCAGTTTATTACAAGCTGTAGATTCAGCCATTCCAAATTACTTAAACAAACAGTCCTAATTACAATTCAAACCATTACATTCAATTATAAGGAAGATATAGTAGCTACTGAAGTTTTCCAATGAAGTTAGGTttccatttcattttatttcagcCAAACTCTACATGATGTGGAGATTCAACATGTACCTGGATTGGAAAACAGGAcaagaagaaggagaagtcagcagcaggtaAGCAGCAGACAATACAGCAGCAATGGGATTCAAAACAGCTCCAAAAACCAGTTTTAAAACCAGAATAACACTCAACCACAACCCAGAATGAGTTTGTCAAACAACAGCAATACAGACACACAAAACAGAACAAACTGAGCTCGGATAAGTTCAGAAACAGAATCAATAGACTGCCAAATGGATTCAACAATCAAAAGGGGCAAGAACCAGTGCTTGGAATCTAAATTCTGCCTagaactcaatggaacagtatCTTTTCTCTTAAACTCTCTCTTAGAACTGATTCAAGACTCAAAAATATTCCTCTCAGATTCACTTTTTCCTCTCTCCAGGTCTCTCTTTTCTGCCTTGAGGTCTGACCCAAAAGAAGAACCAAGCCCAGACTGCCAAAAAAAGATCTAAGGCCAGACTCGACTGAAAAGATTCAGAGaaactgatttttttttagtCTGGATTTTTTTTAGCTCCCAAAAACCAGCCTAAACTCTGTACCATCCCCCCTCCATTATCtaaaaatgactctatatataaccAAAATAGACCTGTCCTCTCCACCCTCAAAAGCACTTTAGGCAGattttttaaactaattctgcccatcatcTCTCAAACCCCACTATATTATGTTTTCCCTCCTTTTAATtcatttgttccccactacccttgtcttttctttatttaaaatcagataggtatgggcacctatttcttaatccatttcctttaaaTCTTCCCcccaccattatgttttgttccccattagcactaaacaattgcattagtttaatggtactttagtaccctactgtcagcccacttaaactagccatttttaaacttttcaattcccaaattacccccttaACCCATGTGTATTACTACCATGCCCTAAGCTTCATCGATCTGTTT
This region includes:
- the LOC104214366 gene encoding signaling mucin HKR1-like, giving the protein MSIPSPNQRISSFRNGYSSVYTYPFTLGFNPPIDPVILDFCRFFTICLAQIGPLVWRTVACLRYLSSKANVNFTFSHLIHLYHPNLIRHGVFTLTARSKKVLVNPEDDKDRGWYIRYVAVRTVDLIGETNIPFPEKWNFEPTMGDVEPIPNFRGWVDSLLKIATREQRTWKSISSLHGWKVKTHGFGIRGMTAEVAMAIRMSANAALDLDKARALLPKRKATKESSEEEEEGTSLITRPRARRRIIIDNEIENTPARTSATEPVLIQSDEDAEPRDNNESIQHLFDSGFGSGELGPVFDEAPLSSFVPISSIPLQAVSVSLPALTTSVCLPISTASISVPLAASTAPASAPMLVSTSFPSIPSAAPLPSIHHTETGSSSGNMTMRSVTLEIPSEKSQQSTDTPSPALEVPENVAIPASEGETSTTQSVEVEASVTTPSIE